A single genomic interval of Microbacterium oleivorans harbors:
- a CDS encoding amidohydrolase family protein, which yields MRLLVTHARLITMPAGTEDPGYLEEGWMLVGDDGRIAAIGAGDPPAGTTADETLDAAGSFVAPGFVSSHSHLFTSGLRGLGVGETLYGWCDAMLGTTAHMTADDVYWSTLHGALDFLSNGVTTAYNFTDPQQSWESMVDGKRVGNARMRDLEYHTRQADGTRDAGIRFVDAIGMDVTVGSDDDVFARFAASVAHTRSMDPDYALGASIMGQVQWSPREDAAWLEVEAMRRYGVTNQAHFLESPEAVEHQRSKFAQYRDAGALGLGLVFGHFIQTTPEIIDEAVAGGAAMSWQPASNGRLASGTAQVPEMLAKGMPVGIGLDDQACTDVSDPWQNMRMGIYQQRARLQDPLAMMPEQVLRLHTLGAAEIMGVADRVGSLEVGKLADFVVVDPRRPDVGPLWHPVRSYVLAMSPRNLSRVYVGGVLVDDRGASTNPLAAEASARLHETLAEVARRRPTHPH from the coding sequence ATGCGCCTGCTCGTGACCCACGCCCGCCTCATCACGATGCCCGCCGGCACGGAGGATCCCGGCTACCTCGAAGAGGGCTGGATGCTCGTCGGCGATGACGGGCGCATCGCCGCCATCGGCGCCGGAGACCCGCCTGCGGGCACGACCGCCGATGAGACCCTCGATGCCGCCGGCTCGTTCGTCGCGCCCGGCTTCGTCTCGAGTCACTCCCACCTGTTCACGTCCGGCCTGCGCGGACTCGGCGTCGGCGAGACCCTCTACGGATGGTGCGACGCCATGCTCGGCACCACCGCGCACATGACCGCGGACGACGTGTACTGGTCAACCCTGCACGGAGCGCTCGACTTCCTCTCGAACGGCGTGACGACCGCCTACAACTTCACCGACCCGCAGCAGTCGTGGGAGTCGATGGTCGACGGCAAGCGCGTCGGCAACGCTCGTATGCGCGATCTGGAATATCACACGCGCCAGGCCGACGGAACGCGCGATGCCGGCATCCGCTTCGTCGACGCGATCGGCATGGATGTCACCGTCGGCTCCGACGACGACGTCTTCGCGCGCTTCGCCGCATCCGTCGCGCACACGCGATCGATGGACCCCGACTACGCGCTCGGGGCGTCGATCATGGGTCAGGTGCAGTGGTCGCCGCGCGAGGACGCGGCGTGGCTCGAGGTCGAGGCGATGCGCCGGTACGGCGTGACGAACCAGGCGCACTTCCTCGAATCGCCCGAGGCGGTGGAGCACCAGCGGTCGAAGTTCGCGCAGTACCGGGATGCCGGTGCACTCGGACTCGGACTCGTGTTCGGTCATTTCATCCAGACCACCCCCGAGATCATCGACGAGGCCGTGGCGGGCGGTGCGGCGATGTCGTGGCAACCGGCCTCGAACGGTCGCCTGGCGTCCGGCACGGCCCAGGTGCCCGAGATGCTCGCGAAGGGGATGCCGGTGGGCATCGGCCTCGACGACCAGGCCTGCACGGATGTCTCGGATCCCTGGCAGAACATGCGCATGGGCATCTATCAGCAGCGGGCGCGCCTGCAGGACCCGCTCGCGATGATGCCCGAGCAGGTGCTGCGGCTGCACACCCTCGGCGCGGCCGAGATCATGGGTGTCGCGGATCGGGTCGGCTCGCTCGAGGTGGGCAAGCTGGCCGACTTCGTGGTCGTCGATCCACGGCGGCCCGACGTCGGCCCGCTCTGGCACCCGGTGCGCAGCTACGTCCTCGCGATGAGCCCGCGCAACCTGTCGCGGGTGTACGTCGGCGGCGTCCTGGTCGACGATCGCGGGGCGTCGACCAATCCCCTGGCCGCCGAGGCGTCCGCACGCCTGCACGAGACCCTCGCCGAGGTCGCGCGCCGCCGCCCCACCCACCCCCACTGA
- a CDS encoding Zn-dependent hydrolase has translation MSRCDDLARISAAPDRIERVYLSPEHARVNRLAAEWMREVGMTTRQDAAGNQVGRLDTGGDDPALMIGSHLDTVSDAGRYDGIVGVLMGIEVVRMLREPAADDGSSWRSPLPFALEVTAFWDEEGTRFGKALLGSSAVGGVWDGGWWDLADADGTTLAQAFREFGLDPGRVGEAARRPDELVGYLEAHIEQGPELHRRGESLAVVSSIASARRFLLTVEGEARHAGGTPYDMRRDALLGASEAALAVERICRAEHHIIGTVGQFEAFPGGVNIVPGEVQFSLDLRGEFDGERDRVWRRLTSELDEIMGRRGLRWQHREIHNAAAVACAPLLQDVVREGIRATADVTDEPPAIFSRAGHDGMALGGLTDIGMLFLRNPDGISHHPDEDVTAADVARGIRALAESVLHLAADRRATA, from the coding sequence ATGTCGCGCTGCGACGACCTCGCGCGCATCAGCGCGGCCCCCGACCGCATCGAGCGCGTGTACCTCTCGCCCGAGCACGCGCGCGTCAACCGTCTCGCCGCCGAGTGGATGCGCGAGGTCGGCATGACCACGCGCCAGGACGCCGCCGGCAACCAGGTGGGCCGGCTCGACACCGGCGGCGACGACCCCGCGCTCATGATCGGGTCGCATCTCGACACGGTGTCGGACGCGGGACGGTACGACGGCATCGTCGGGGTCCTGATGGGGATCGAGGTCGTGCGGATGCTGCGCGAGCCCGCCGCCGACGACGGCTCGTCGTGGCGGTCGCCGCTGCCGTTCGCGCTCGAGGTCACCGCCTTCTGGGACGAGGAGGGCACGCGCTTCGGAAAGGCGCTGCTCGGGTCGTCGGCCGTCGGCGGCGTCTGGGACGGCGGATGGTGGGACCTCGCCGACGCCGACGGGACGACCCTGGCCCAGGCCTTCCGCGAGTTCGGGCTCGACCCCGGCCGGGTCGGCGAGGCGGCCCGCCGCCCGGACGAGCTCGTCGGATACCTCGAGGCGCACATCGAGCAGGGACCCGAGCTGCACCGGCGGGGCGAATCGCTGGCGGTGGTGTCGTCGATCGCGTCGGCCCGCCGGTTCCTGCTCACGGTCGAAGGCGAGGCCCGCCACGCGGGCGGCACTCCCTACGACATGCGCCGCGACGCCCTCCTCGGCGCTTCCGAGGCGGCGCTCGCGGTCGAGCGGATCTGCCGGGCCGAGCACCACATCATCGGGACGGTCGGGCAGTTCGAGGCGTTCCCCGGCGGGGTCAACATCGTGCCCGGCGAGGTGCAGTTCTCCCTCGACCTGCGCGGCGAGTTCGACGGTGAGCGCGACCGGGTCTGGCGACGGCTCACGAGCGAGCTCGACGAGATCATGGGCCGGCGGGGCCTGCGCTGGCAGCACCGCGAGATCCACAACGCCGCTGCCGTCGCGTGCGCGCCGCTGCTGCAGGACGTCGTCCGTGAGGGCATCCGTGCGACGGCCGACGTGACCGACGAGCCGCCCGCGATCTTCAGCCGTGCCGGGCACGACGGGATGGCCCTCGGCGGCCTCACCGACATCGGGATGCTGTTCCTCCGCAACCCCGACGGCATCAGCCACCACCCCGACGAGGATGTCACCGCCGCCGACGTCGCCCGCGGCATCCGGGCCCTCGCGGAGTCGGTCCTGCACCTCGCCGCGGACCGGCGCGCCACGGCCTGA
- a CDS encoding pyridoxal-phosphate-dependent aminotransferase family protein, producing MTNPTVRIPGPIDPPARLLMGPGPISAYPSVLTAMSAPLVGQYDPFMTQTMTETQELYRAVWNTRNDATLLVDGTSRAGIEAAIISLVRPGDRVLVPVFGRFGHLLAEIAERALAEVHTIEAEWGQVFPPTAIEEAVVRVKPTLLALVQGDTSTTMNQPLDEIGAICAKHGVLFYSDATASLGGNEFDADDWGLDAATAGLQKCLGGPSGSAPITLSERAVEVVRSRARIEAGIREPGDPAATDFVRSNYFDLGMILDYWGPRRLNHHTEATSMLYGARECARVLLTEGRDEVIARHRLSGAAMLAGVRALGLTVFGDVAHKMNNVVAVEIPEGVPGDEARAALLADFGIEIGTSFGPLHGRVWRIGTMGYNARQDAVLTTLAALEAVLRRYGVAVPVAGGVEAAADVYRGR from the coding sequence ATGACGAACCCGACCGTCCGGATTCCCGGACCCATCGACCCGCCCGCCCGTCTGCTCATGGGCCCCGGACCGATCTCGGCCTACCCCAGCGTGCTGACCGCGATGTCGGCGCCGCTCGTCGGCCAGTACGACCCGTTCATGACGCAGACGATGACCGAGACGCAGGAGCTCTACCGCGCCGTCTGGAACACGCGCAACGACGCCACGCTGCTCGTCGACGGCACCAGCCGCGCCGGCATCGAGGCGGCGATCATCTCGCTCGTCCGGCCCGGCGACCGGGTGCTCGTGCCCGTCTTCGGACGCTTCGGGCACCTGCTCGCCGAGATCGCGGAGCGCGCGCTCGCCGAGGTGCACACGATCGAGGCCGAGTGGGGACAGGTCTTCCCACCCACCGCGATCGAAGAGGCCGTGGTGCGGGTCAAGCCGACGCTCCTCGCGCTCGTGCAGGGCGACACCTCGACGACCATGAACCAGCCGCTCGACGAGATCGGCGCGATCTGCGCGAAGCACGGCGTGCTGTTCTACTCCGACGCGACCGCCTCGCTCGGCGGCAACGAGTTCGACGCCGACGACTGGGGGCTCGACGCCGCCACCGCCGGGCTGCAGAAATGCCTCGGCGGCCCCAGCGGGTCCGCCCCGATCACCCTCAGCGAGCGTGCCGTCGAGGTCGTGCGCTCTCGTGCGCGCATCGAAGCCGGCATCCGCGAGCCCGGCGACCCCGCTGCGACCGACTTCGTGCGGTCGAACTACTTCGACCTGGGCATGATCCTCGACTACTGGGGACCCCGCCGGCTCAACCATCACACCGAGGCGACATCGATGCTCTACGGCGCGCGCGAATGCGCGCGGGTGCTGCTCACCGAGGGTCGCGACGAGGTGATCGCACGCCACCGGCTCTCCGGCGCGGCGATGCTCGCCGGCGTGCGGGCGCTCGGCCTCACGGTCTTCGGCGACGTCGCGCACAAGATGAACAACGTCGTCGCCGTCGAGATCCCCGAGGGCGTGCCCGGCGACGAGGCGCGCGCCGCCCTGCTCGCCGACTTCGGCATCGAGATCGGCACCTCGTTCGGCCCGCTCCACGGACGGGTGTGGCGCATCGGCACGATGGGCTACAACGCCCGCCAGGACGCCGTGCTCACCACTCTCGCCGCCCTCGAGGCGGTGCTGCGTCGCTATGGCGTCGCGGTGCCGGTCGCGGGCGGCGTCGAGGCGGCGGCGGACGTCTACCGGGGGCGGTGA